The sequence GTTCGTATATTCTTGTTCAGGGTCGCGCCTGAATATTAGCGTCCGATGGTAAAGAAGAACTGAGCATTAGGTAAAGAACAGTTTAAGTTTACAGAAAATTTATTACTAAGGGACTCAGCGCTATGCTGTAAATATACCGACAACTAGAGTTTCTACGAGGCTTGAACTCACGATATGTATGATGTGATATATGACGGAAGCTGTAACTTGTGTGTCAATTTGGTCAAAGCCCTGGAACAACTCGATCGCGGTGAGCAGTTTCAATATGCCCCTATGCAAGATCAAAGAGTTCTAGAGCAATACGGCATCACGCCAAGCGACTGTGAAATGGGAATGCTGCTCATTCATCGCGAGAACCCAACGCAGCGCTGGCAGGGAAGTGATGCGGCTGAAGAAATTGGTCATCTGTTGCCGGGGGCTCAAGGGATTGTGGCGGCTTATC is a genomic window of Timaviella obliquedivisa GSE-PSE-MK23-08B containing:
- a CDS encoding DUF393 domain-containing protein, translating into MYDVIYDGSCNLCVNLVKALEQLDRGEQFQYAPMQDQRVLEQYGITPSDCEMGMLLIHRENPTQRWQGSDAAEEIGHLLPGAQGIVAAYRAIPGVKWMGDRFYEQIRDHRYPLFGKRETLYQSSYPACDTGTCS